From the genome of Pseudomonas migulae:
TGAACGGCCAGGGCAACACCTGGATCTTTGCGCGCAAGGGCAAGGAACTGGAGATCCTTCAGGCGGTGAACACCGCGCAGGCGGATGAAATGCCGCAGTTCACGCCGGGTCAGCGCAAGTGGTTGCTGGAAAAACAGTGACCCGGATCTGAAGCCAACAGAGTAACCCTGTGGGAGCGGGCTTGAACTGGCCTAATGATTTTGGACATCTCAATCGGGCGCTATGATGGCGCCCAAATCTGAGGTGTTTGGATATGCGTAAATCCTATTCGAGTGAGTTCAAACTCAAGGCTGCCAGCCTGGTGCTGGATGAGGGGCAGTCGGTTCCCGAGGTCTGTGCCAATCTGGATATCGGTCCTACGGCCTTGCGCCGCTGGGTCGATCAAGTTCGCAAGGAGCGCTTGGGCTCGACTCCGGTGGGCGCCAAGGCGATTACCGCGGATCAGCGAGAGATCCAGAAACTCAAAGCCTTGCTCAGGCAAAAAGACCTGGATATCGAAATCCTAAAAAAGGCCAGTGCTCTCCTGCTTTTGGACGCCAAAGATCATTCTCGTTGATCGATGAGCTGGACGAGCAGTACGGCGTTAACAATTGCTGTCGGGT
Proteins encoded in this window:
- a CDS encoding transposase; this encodes MRKSYSSEFKLKAASLVLDEGQSVPEVCANLDIGPTALRRWVDQVRKERLGSTPVGAKAITADQREIQKLKALLRQKDLDIEILKKASALLLLDAKDHSR